The following proteins are co-located in the Streptococcus downei MFe28 genome:
- the secA gene encoding preprotein translocase subunit SecA, whose translation MANILRKVIENDRGEIRKLEKMAKKVEAYADEMEALSDSELQAKTEEFKKRYQEGETLDQLLYEAFAVVREGAKRVLGLFPYRVQIMGGIVLHNGDVPEMRTGEGKTLTATMPVYLNALAGEGVHVITVNEYLSARDATEMGELYSWLGLSVGINLASKSPVEKREAYNCDITYSTNSEVGFDYLRDNMVVRKEDMVQRPLNYALVDEVDSVLIDEARTPLIVSGPVSSETSALYTRADKFVKTLESVDYAIDVPSKTIGLMDSGIDKAEEFFNLENLYDIDNVALTHYIDNALRANYIMSLNMDYVVSEGEVLIVDQFTGRTMEGRRFSDGLHQAIEAKEGVPIQDESKTSASITYQNMFRMYRKLSGMTGTGKTEEEEFREIYNMRVIPIPTNRPVQRIDHPDLLYATTEAKFRAVIEDIKERHEKGQPILVGTVAVETSDMISKKLQKAGIPHEVLNAKNHEKEAQIIMNAGQRGAVTIATNMAGRGTDIKLGKGVLELGGLCVIGTERHESRRIDNQLRGRSGRQGDEGESQFYLSFEDDLMKRFASDRVKVFLERLLPEDEDVVIKSRMLTSQVESAQKRVEGNNYDIRKQVLQYDDVMREQREIIYAERYDVITAERDLGPEIKAMIGRTIDRTIDGHSRNSDVDEALEAILNFAHNNLLPEDSISMDDLDEWTYEEMKDELYERAMEVYDSQIAKLPDKESVIEFQKVLILRVVDSKWTDHIDALDQLRNSVGLRGYAQNNPIVEYQSESFRMFNDMIGAIEFDVTRLMMKAQIHQQEREKTTAQARTTAAGNISAQRPGQATDGQLDFTNVKRNAPCPCGSGKKFKNCHGRHRAS comes from the coding sequence ATGGCAAATATTTTACGCAAGGTCATTGAAAATGACAGAGGCGAAATTAGAAAATTAGAAAAGATGGCTAAGAAGGTGGAAGCCTACGCTGACGAGATGGAAGCCTTGTCGGATTCCGAACTTCAAGCCAAAACGGAAGAATTTAAGAAGCGTTATCAAGAGGGAGAGACGCTGGATCAATTGTTATACGAAGCTTTTGCGGTTGTACGTGAAGGAGCTAAGCGGGTGCTGGGACTCTTTCCCTACCGTGTCCAAATCATGGGGGGGATTGTCCTCCACAATGGGGATGTTCCTGAGATGCGGACTGGTGAAGGGAAAACCCTGACAGCAACCATGCCTGTTTACCTCAATGCACTTGCTGGAGAAGGTGTTCACGTTATCACCGTTAATGAATACCTATCAGCTCGTGATGCGACCGAAATGGGTGAACTTTACAGTTGGCTAGGTCTGTCTGTAGGGATTAACTTGGCTTCCAAGTCACCAGTGGAAAAGCGGGAAGCTTATAATTGTGACATTACCTATTCGACCAACTCCGAAGTTGGTTTCGACTACCTGCGGGATAACATGGTTGTCCGCAAGGAAGATATGGTTCAACGTCCACTTAATTATGCCCTGGTCGATGAGGTGGACTCTGTTTTGATTGACGAAGCTAGAACCCCCTTGATTGTTTCAGGTCCTGTTAGTTCTGAAACCAGCGCTCTCTATACTCGAGCTGATAAGTTCGTTAAGACCCTGGAATCGGTTGACTACGCTATTGATGTTCCCTCTAAGACTATCGGTCTGATGGACTCAGGGATTGATAAGGCAGAGGAATTCTTTAATTTAGAAAACCTCTATGACATTGATAATGTTGCCCTGACCCACTACATTGATAATGCGCTAAGGGCCAACTACATCATGTCCCTTAACATGGACTATGTGGTTTCTGAAGGGGAAGTCCTCATCGTTGACCAATTCACAGGTCGGACCATGGAAGGACGCCGTTTCTCTGACGGTCTCCACCAGGCCATTGAAGCTAAAGAAGGTGTGCCGATTCAGGATGAATCTAAGACCTCGGCTTCAATCACCTATCAAAATATGTTCCGGATGTATCGCAAATTGTCAGGGATGACAGGTACCGGTAAGACCGAAGAAGAAGAATTCCGCGAAATCTATAATATGCGGGTTATTCCTATTCCAACCAACCGTCCTGTTCAACGGATTGACCATCCAGATTTGCTTTATGCGACAACTGAGGCTAAATTCAGGGCTGTTATTGAAGACATCAAGGAACGCCATGAAAAGGGGCAACCAATCCTTGTTGGTACTGTTGCCGTTGAAACTTCTGATATGATTTCTAAGAAACTGCAGAAGGCTGGTATTCCTCACGAAGTCCTCAATGCCAAGAACCACGAAAAAGAAGCCCAAATCATTATGAATGCTGGGCAACGGGGGGCTGTCACCATTGCGACCAATATGGCCGGGCGTGGTACCGACATCAAACTGGGCAAGGGCGTGCTTGAATTGGGTGGCCTTTGCGTCATCGGAACCGAGCGCCATGAATCTCGGCGGATTGATAATCAGTTGCGGGGACGCTCTGGCCGTCAAGGGGATGAGGGAGAATCACAATTCTACCTGTCCTTTGAAGATGACTTGATGAAACGCTTTGCTTCTGATCGGGTTAAGGTCTTCTTGGAAAGACTCCTGCCTGAGGATGAAGATGTGGTCATTAAGTCCCGTATGTTGACTAGCCAAGTGGAATCTGCCCAAAAGCGGGTTGAAGGGAACAACTACGATATTCGTAAGCAGGTCCTTCAATACGATGATGTCATGCGTGAGCAAAGAGAAATCATCTACGCCGAACGCTACGATGTCATCACAGCTGAACGGGATCTAGGCCCAGAAATCAAGGCTATGATCGGCCGAACTATCGATCGGACCATTGATGGTCATAGCCGTAATAGCGATGTGGATGAAGCCTTGGAGGCAATCCTTAACTTTGCTCATAATAATCTCCTGCCAGAAGATTCCATTAGTATGGATGACCTAGATGAGTGGACCTATGAGGAAATGAAGGATGAGCTCTACGAGCGAGCTATGGAGGTTTACGATTCTCAAATCGCTAAATTGCCTGATAAAGAGTCTGTCATTGAGTTCCAAAAGGTCTTGATTCTACGGGTTGTTGACAGCAAGTGGACTGACCACATTGATGCTCTGGATCAGTTGCGTAACTCTGTAGGTCTGCGGGGCTACGCCCAAAATAATCCAATCGTTGAGTACCAATCGGAAAGTTTCCGTATGTTCAATGATATGATTGGGGCTATCGAATTTGATGTCACCCGTCTGATGATGAAGGCACAAATTCACCAGCAAGAGCGTGAAAAGACAACGGCTCAGGCTCGGACAACTGCAGCAGGGAATATTTCTGCTCAAAGGCCTGGACAGGCAACTGACGGCCAGCTTGATTTTACCAATGTTAAGCGCAATGCCCCTTGTCCTTGTGGCTCTGGTAAGAAGTTTAAAAATTGTCACGGTCGTCATCGGGCTAGCTAA
- the manA gene encoding mannose-6-phosphate isomerase, class I — protein sequence MAEPLFLKASMHDKIWGGTRLRNVYGYDIPTETTGEYWAISGHPHGVSIIENGDFTGQGLDRLYREQPQLFGHPTSPVFPLLTKILDANDWLSVQVHPDDAYAQEYEGELGKTECWYILAADEGSEIIYGHTAKSREELAEMIEAGDWDKLLTHIPVKAGDFYYVPSGTMHAIGKGIMVLETQQSSDTTYRVYDFDRPDASGKLRPLHIQQSIDVMTIGQPQNSHPDKQIVDDLATTLLVANEFFSVYKWEIKGQVSFKQVAPYYLLSVIEGQGSLEIDQQTYDLKKGQHLILPNTVKSWILSGQLDLIVSHVAED from the coding sequence ATGGCAGAACCATTATTTTTAAAGGCCAGTATGCACGATAAAATTTGGGGAGGTACGAGGCTACGCAATGTTTATGGCTACGATATTCCCACGGAAACGACTGGGGAGTACTGGGCCATTTCGGGGCACCCCCATGGCGTTTCCATTATTGAAAACGGTGATTTTACCGGTCAGGGTCTAGACAGGCTTTACCGAGAACAACCCCAACTTTTTGGTCATCCCACTAGTCCAGTCTTTCCATTATTAACCAAAATTTTGGATGCTAATGACTGGCTCAGCGTTCAGGTTCACCCAGATGATGCCTATGCCCAGGAATACGAGGGGGAACTTGGTAAGACTGAGTGCTGGTACATTCTAGCAGCGGATGAGGGGTCTGAAATTATTTATGGCCACACCGCTAAGAGTCGTGAGGAATTGGCTGAGATGATTGAAGCTGGTGACTGGGATAAATTGTTGACCCACATTCCTGTTAAGGCCGGTGATTTCTACTATGTTCCTAGCGGAACCATGCATGCCATCGGCAAGGGCATTATGGTTCTTGAGACCCAACAATCCAGCGACACCACCTATCGGGTCTATGACTTTGACCGCCCCGATGCTAGTGGAAAGTTGCGTCCTCTGCATATCCAGCAGTCCATTGATGTTATGACCATCGGCCAGCCTCAAAATTCTCATCCTGATAAGCAAATTGTGGATGATTTAGCGACCACCCTGCTGGTGGCCAATGAGTTTTTCAGCGTTTATAAGTGGGAAATTAAAGGGCAAGTATCTTTCAAGCAGGTCGCTCCCTATTATCTCCTTAGTGTGATTGAGGGGCAAGGAAGCTTGGAAATTGACCAGCAAACCTATGACCTCAAAAAAGGCCAACACCTAATCCTGCCTAATACAGTCAAATCTTGGATCCTGTCAGGTCAGCTGGACCTGATTGTCAGCCATGTAGCTGAGGATTAG
- a CDS encoding 3-deoxy-7-phosphoheptulonate synthase yields the protein MVFVAESDKIDVEKVRQLSKLSGDALAKKEARDKELEAIIRGDDDRLLLVVGPCSSDNEEAVLDYAHRLANLQEEVKDRIFMVMRVYTAKPRTNGDGYKGLVHQPDAQGQPNLINGIKAVRNLHYRVVTETGLTTADEMLYPENLSLVDDLVSYIAIGARSVEDQQHRFVASGIDVPTGMKNPTSGNLNVMFNAMHAAQSQQNFLYNGQEVKTSGNAYAHAILRGALNEYGKNIPNYYYDDLLATIDQYEKMGLENPYIIIDTNHDNSGKNYLEQVRIVRQTLINRDWNEKINKYVRGFMIESYLEDGRQDQPDVYGKSITDPCLGWDKTQDLVHEIYETLGK from the coding sequence ATGGTATTTGTTGCAGAGAGTGACAAGATTGATGTGGAAAAGGTTAGACAATTATCAAAATTAAGTGGCGATGCTCTGGCGAAAAAAGAAGCCCGTGATAAAGAGCTGGAAGCCATTATCAGGGGCGATGATGATCGCCTACTCTTGGTGGTTGGCCCTTGTTCGTCAGATAATGAAGAAGCTGTTTTGGATTATGCGCATCGTTTAGCGAACTTGCAAGAAGAAGTGAAGGATCGTATTTTTATGGTGATGCGGGTCTATACAGCTAAGCCAAGGACTAATGGCGATGGCTACAAGGGTCTGGTTCACCAACCAGACGCTCAAGGTCAGCCTAATCTCATCAACGGTATCAAGGCTGTCCGCAACCTCCATTATCGGGTCGTAACTGAAACTGGTTTGACAACGGCAGACGAGATGCTCTACCCAGAAAATCTCTCCCTGGTTGATGATTTGGTTTCTTATATTGCCATTGGGGCTCGTTCGGTCGAAGACCAACAACACCGTTTTGTGGCTTCAGGTATTGATGTCCCAACAGGTATGAAAAATCCGACTTCTGGCAACCTTAATGTCATGTTTAATGCCATGCATGCTGCCCAGTCTCAACAAAACTTCCTCTACAATGGTCAAGAGGTTAAGACTTCAGGTAATGCCTATGCTCATGCCATCCTACGTGGTGCGCTCAATGAGTATGGCAAGAATATTCCTAACTACTATTATGATGATCTTCTGGCAACCATTGATCAGTATGAAAAAATGGGCTTAGAAAATCCGTATATCATCATTGATACTAACCATGATAACTCTGGTAAAAACTATCTGGAGCAGGTTCGGATTGTCCGCCAGACCTTAATCAACCGCGATTGGAATGAAAAAATTAACAAGTATGTGCGTGGCTTTATGATTGAGTCTTACTTGGAAGATGGCCGGCAGGACCAGCCAGATGTCTATGGGAAGTCTATCACAGACCCATGTCTGGGTTGGGATAAGACGCAAGACCTAGTCCACGAAATTTATGAAACATTAGGAAAATAA